A window of Acropora muricata isolate sample 2 chromosome 3, ASM3666990v1, whole genome shotgun sequence contains these coding sequences:
- the LOC136912102 gene encoding D-alanine--D-alanine ligase-like isoform X1, translating to MHCRTSCWKHLKLKRSNSHLPQCGKKGRIQIRRNEMESLKILHILGSPTDYFSFNLSVMYAGSFASNIADRKYSSSYAIVRPDGSWSFADELAGVKFFENLEIQNGEEYGMEITAALQHIKFAIKPDLALVHFLCLKGITAYRALFDALEIPLIGGTTESRHLCMDKLKTRNTLLADQSVPCAEGFVHHKGDSVTLGKVFYPCVVKASKGEDTKGVRLAKDQQSFLAALEHALSFSDQVIVERFIEGREIRCAVVESVRTGQLKALSCIEYNVRQDDIRKTEDKLMLNEMGLPLGKMKVESWFLDPAKDGDLISRTQHYSCQAFKALGLKDFGLFDFRVDHNGSPFLLECNLFCSFGPQSVLNAVAKDSGFTDKELFDLMVDNALLRRKNPLNGFH from the exons ATTAGAAGAAACGAAATGGAATCACTCAAG ATCTTGCATATTCTGGGATCCCCAACTGATTACTTCAGTTTCAATTTGAGTGTGATGTACGCCGGTTCTTTCGCTTCCAACATAGCTGATCGAAAGTACTCCTCCAGTTATGCCATTGTTCGACCCGACGGATCTTGGTCGTTTGCGGATGAACTCGCTGGTGTCAAATTCTTCGAGAACCTCGAGATCCAGAACGGCGAAGAGTACGGAATGGAAATTACAGCCGCCCTTCAACACATCAAATTTGCGATTAAACCCGACCTGGCTTTGGTACATTTCCTGTGTTTGAAAGGAATAACAGCATACAG GGCTTTGTTCGATGCTTTAGAAATCCCTCTGATTGGGGGGACTACGGAATCGCGACATCTTTGCATGGACAAGCTGAAAACACGCAATACGTTACTTGCTGATCAATCGGTTCCTTGTGCTGAAGGATTCGTCCATCACAAAG GTGATTCAGTAACTCTTGGAAAAGTCTTTTATCCTTGTGTTGTAAAAGCAAGCAAAGGCGAGGATACCAAGGGAGTTCGCCTTGCCAAAGATCAACAGTCGTTTCTTGCTGCTCTTGAGCATGCGCTGTCCTTTTCGGATCAGGTGATTGTTGAGAG GTTCATTGAAGGAAGAGAGATTCGTTGCGCAGTGGTTGAATCCGTCAGAACCGGGCAGTTAAAAGCCTTATCGTGCATAGAGTACAACGTACGTCAAGATGATATTCGAAAAACCGAGGATAAGTTAATGTTGAACGAGATGGGACTACCACTCG GCAAGATGAAAGTTGAAAGTTGGTTCCTGGATCCAGCGAAGGATGGCGACCTCATCAGTCGTACGCAGCATTATAGCTGCCAGGCGTTCAAGGCATTGGGTCTCAAGGATTTTGGACTTTTTGACTTCCGGGTAGACCACAATGGGAGCCCATTTTTATTGGAATGTAACCTGTTTTGTTCCTTTGGACCACAGAGTGTGCTGAATGCCGTAGCTAAAGATTCCGGTTTCACGGACAAAGAACTGTTCGATTTGATGGTCGACAATGCTTTGTTGCGGCGAAAGAATCCCTTAAATGGTTTTCATTAG
- the LOC136912102 gene encoding D-alanine--D-alanine ligase-like isoform X2, translating into MESLKILHILGSPTDYFSFNLSVMYAGSFASNIADRKYSSSYAIVRPDGSWSFADELAGVKFFENLEIQNGEEYGMEITAALQHIKFAIKPDLALVHFLCLKGITAYRALFDALEIPLIGGTTESRHLCMDKLKTRNTLLADQSVPCAEGFVHHKGDSVTLGKVFYPCVVKASKGEDTKGVRLAKDQQSFLAALEHALSFSDQVIVERFIEGREIRCAVVESVRTGQLKALSCIEYNVRQDDIRKTEDKLMLNEMGLPLGKMKVESWFLDPAKDGDLISRTQHYSCQAFKALGLKDFGLFDFRVDHNGSPFLLECNLFCSFGPQSVLNAVAKDSGFTDKELFDLMVDNALLRRKNPLNGFH; encoded by the exons ATGGAATCACTCAAG ATCTTGCATATTCTGGGATCCCCAACTGATTACTTCAGTTTCAATTTGAGTGTGATGTACGCCGGTTCTTTCGCTTCCAACATAGCTGATCGAAAGTACTCCTCCAGTTATGCCATTGTTCGACCCGACGGATCTTGGTCGTTTGCGGATGAACTCGCTGGTGTCAAATTCTTCGAGAACCTCGAGATCCAGAACGGCGAAGAGTACGGAATGGAAATTACAGCCGCCCTTCAACACATCAAATTTGCGATTAAACCCGACCTGGCTTTGGTACATTTCCTGTGTTTGAAAGGAATAACAGCATACAG GGCTTTGTTCGATGCTTTAGAAATCCCTCTGATTGGGGGGACTACGGAATCGCGACATCTTTGCATGGACAAGCTGAAAACACGCAATACGTTACTTGCTGATCAATCGGTTCCTTGTGCTGAAGGATTCGTCCATCACAAAG GTGATTCAGTAACTCTTGGAAAAGTCTTTTATCCTTGTGTTGTAAAAGCAAGCAAAGGCGAGGATACCAAGGGAGTTCGCCTTGCCAAAGATCAACAGTCGTTTCTTGCTGCTCTTGAGCATGCGCTGTCCTTTTCGGATCAGGTGATTGTTGAGAG GTTCATTGAAGGAAGAGAGATTCGTTGCGCAGTGGTTGAATCCGTCAGAACCGGGCAGTTAAAAGCCTTATCGTGCATAGAGTACAACGTACGTCAAGATGATATTCGAAAAACCGAGGATAAGTTAATGTTGAACGAGATGGGACTACCACTCG GCAAGATGAAAGTTGAAAGTTGGTTCCTGGATCCAGCGAAGGATGGCGACCTCATCAGTCGTACGCAGCATTATAGCTGCCAGGCGTTCAAGGCATTGGGTCTCAAGGATTTTGGACTTTTTGACTTCCGGGTAGACCACAATGGGAGCCCATTTTTATTGGAATGTAACCTGTTTTGTTCCTTTGGACCACAGAGTGTGCTGAATGCCGTAGCTAAAGATTCCGGTTTCACGGACAAAGAACTGTTCGATTTGATGGTCGACAATGCTTTGTTGCGGCGAAAGAATCCCTTAAATGGTTTTCATTAG